In the genome of Apostichopus japonicus isolate 1M-3 chromosome 15, ASM3797524v1, whole genome shotgun sequence, one region contains:
- the LOC139981372 gene encoding uncharacterized protein isoform X2, producing the protein MSGQLNTVSRTCEFCFHSKQETHQLRCKHVLCGSCDDDFTKQFPEHEGRICHYQKDSGDEETPYLKPIPATRLLRHRKMSSSTLELRCESCKSHCQTTAHCVNCRMDICQNCVEQHSKMAVLQNHKIESHKRNIQNSPTAEPTIYCREHIEEVANGFCRTCLGTRVCDLCIQASHTGHHIELTQPLSSTIPKPPMTFDELLRETTKLHDHVLQKRAILVSLIEQADKEIQENASNCVQEMLTQAEQMRRDIDQHVLDQTKLIQANQHKLLTRCSRRKNYIVQRTETIAYELKKAHTEAAEYLRQFNRNTSDPGGYTRMNQNLDLVKKRDGLNETIQIHRERLQELTFEYKPSDNGPLRGLGKIDPIRRLSKISAVSLQRFQTEVEYTVTAMTSACDQNVMFTSCKGATKAAIDLVNLNGNPVHMRKLQDNGQNPEITPAFASALDDGIAAVCWESSVFRMKIAQRTDDVLNFGVRKHLVPGAKISCATINRKKKRIAFGNDKNRIIYLLTYEMEYASSITLKEDGRPPTSIAFHGDCLVVSDGEEMAVLVDASGNIISRFIPPRYGFKPIGVACCKGIAYVLWSKQEGGKQMSCFIQCYSLFTKTVGTALGQPLIVDDRSKFITIVEMHRDDDRLITSTDSGHMTIYCIQEM; encoded by the exons ATGAGTGGGCAACTCAATACCGTATCAAGGACGTGTGAATTTTGTTTCCATAGTAAACAAGAGACACATCAGTTGAGGTGTAAGCACGTCCTCTGCGGAAGCTGTGACGACGATTTCACCAAGCAATTTCCAGAACACGAAGGTCGAATATGTCACTATCAGAAGGATTCCGGCGACGAAGAAACTCCGTATCTCAAACCAATCCCAGCTACACGGTTGCTTCGACATCGCAAGATGAGTTCTTCAACGTTAGAGCTACGATGCGAATCCTGCAAGTCACACTGTCAAACAACAGCTCATTGCGTGAATTGCCGAATGGACATCTGTCAAAACTGCGTCGAGCAACATTCCAAAATGGCGGTTTTACAAAACCACAAGATAGAGTCACATAAACGGAACATCCAGAATAGTCCTACGGCTGAACCGACAATTTACTGCCGAGAACACATAGAGGAGGTCGCAAACGGCTTTTGTAGGACTTGCTTGGGTACACGAGTCTGTGACCTATGTATTCAGGCATCTCATACGGGTCATCACATCGAACTGACACAGCCGTTATCATCCACGATACCTAAACCGCCAATGACTTTCGACGAACTTCTCCGAGAAACCACAAAGCTTCACGATCACGTTCTGCAAAAGAGAGCCATTCTCGTCTCGTTGATAGAACAGGCCGATaaagaaatacaagaaaatgcTAGCAATTGTGTCCAAGAAATGCTCACGCAAGCCGAACAGATGAGGCGGGACATTGATCAACATGTTCTGGACCAAACTAAATTAATACAAGCCAATCAACATAAACTGCTCACTCGTTGTTCTCGACGAAAAAATTACATTGTCCAACGAACTGAAACGATTGCATATGAGCTTAAAAAGGCACATACAGAAGCCGCGGAATATTTGAGACAATTTAATCGAAATACCAGCGATCCAGGTGGGTACACCAGAATGAATCAAAACCTCGATCTAGTGAAAAAACGGGATGGACTCAATGAAACGATCCAGATTCATAGAGAGCGCCTGCAGGAGTTAACATTTGAGTACAAACCGTCGGATAATGGACCACTCCGCGGACTCGGTAAAATCGATCCCATTAGAAGACTGAGTAAAATATCAGCAGTGAGTCTTCAGAGATTTCAAACAGAAGTAGAATACACCGTGACTGCAATGACATCGGCTTGTGACCAAAATGTCATGTTCACCTCCTGTAAAGGAGCCACGAAGGCGGCTATTGATTTGGTCAACCTTAACGGAAACCCCGTCCATATGAGAAAGTTGCAAGATAACGGACAGAATCCAGAAATAACGCCGGCATTTGCTTCCGCGTTAGATGACGGAATAGCCGCGGTTTGTTGGGAATCCTCCGTATTTCGAATGAAAATAGCTCAGCGTACAGATGATGTTCTAAATTTTGGCGTTCGGAAGCATCTCGTGCCGGGAGCCAAAATATCCTGTGCTACGatcaatagaaagaaaaaacgaatTGCATTTGGCAACGACAAGAATAGGATCATATATCTTCTGACCTATGAGATGGAGTATGCATCATCGATAACTCTGAAAGAGGACGGCCGTCCTCCAACGTCAATAGCGTTTCATGGAGACTGCCTGGTAGTAAGTGACGGGGAAGAGATGGCTGTTTTAGTCGACGCAAGTGGGAACATAATCTCACGATTTATCCCTCCCCGGTATGGTTTCAAGCCGATTGGAGTGGCTTGTTGTAAAGGTATCGCCTATGTACTTTGGTCTAAACAAGAAGGGGGGAAACAGATGTCATGTTTCATCCAGTGTTATTCACTTTTCACAAAAACCGTCGGGACGGCACTCGGGCAGCCACTGATTGTCGATGACCGTAGTAAATTCATAACCATTGTCGAGATGCATCGCGACGATGACCGATTAATTACCAGCACCGACTCTGGCCATATGACGATATATTGCATACAG GAAATGTAG
- the LOC139981372 gene encoding uncharacterized protein isoform X1, giving the protein MSEELNTVSRTCEFCFQSKQKTHQLRCKHVLCGSCDDDFTKQFPEHECRICHYQKDSGDEETPYLKPIPATRLLRHRKMSSSTLELRCESCKSHCQTTAHCVDCRMDICQNCVEQHSKMAVLQNHKIESHKRNIQNSPTAEPTIYCREHIEEVANGFCRTCLGTRVCDLCIQASHVGHHVELTHPLSSTSPKPPMTFDELLRETTKLHDHVLQKRAILVSLIEQADKEIQENASSCVQEMLTQAEQMRRDIDQHVLDQTKLIQANQHKLLTRCSRRKNYIVQRTETIAYELKKAHTEAAEYLRQFNRDTSDPGGYTRMHQNLDLVKKRDGLNETIQIHRERLQELTFEYKPSDNGPLRGLGKIDPIRRLSKISAVSLQRFQTEVEYTVTAMTSACDQNVMFTSCKGATKAAIDLVNLNGNPVHMRKLQDNGQNPEITPAFASALDDGIAAVCWESSVFRMKIAQRTDDVLNFGVRKHLVPGAKISCAAINRKKKRIAFGNDKNRIISLLTYEMEYASSITLKEDGRPPTSIAFHGDCLVVSDGEEMAVLVDASGNIISRFIPPRYGFKPIGVACCKGIAYVLWSKQEGGKQTSCFIQCYSLFTKTVGTALGQPLIVDDRSKFITIVEMHRDDDRLITSTDSGHMTIYCIQEM; this is encoded by the exons ATGAGTGAGGAACTCAATACCGTATCAAGGACGTGTGAATTTTGTTTCCAAAGTAAACAAAAGACACATCAGTTGAGGTGTAAGCACGTCCTCTGCGGAAGCTGCGACGACGATTTCACCAAGCAATTTCCAGAACACGAATGTCGAATATGTCACTATCAGAAGGATTCCGGCGACGAAGAAACTCCGTATCTCAAACCAATCCCAGCTACACGGTTGCTTCGACATCGCAAGATGAGTTCTTCAACGTTAGAGCTACGATGCGAATCCTGCAAGTCACACTGTCAAACAACAGCTCATTGCGTGGATTGCCGAATGGACATCTGTCAAAACTGCGTCGAGCAACATTCCAAAATGGCGGTTTTACAAAACCACAAGATAGAGTCACATAAACGGAACATCCAGAATAGTCCTACAGCTGAACCGACAATTTACTGCCGAGAACACATAGAGGAGGTCGCAAACGGCTTTTGTAGGACTTGCTTGGGTACACGAGTCTGTGACCTATGTATTCAGGCATCTCATGTGGGTCATCACGTCGAACTGACACATCCATTATCATCAACGTCACCTAAACCGCCAATGACTTTCGACGAACTTCTCCGAGAAACCACAAAGCTTCACGATCACGTTCTGCAAAAGAGAGCCATTCTCGTCTCGTTGATAGAACAGGCCGATaaagaaatacaagaaaatgcTAGCAGTTGTGTCCAAGAAATGCTCACGCAAGCCGAACAGATGAGGCGGGACATTGATCAACATGTTCTGGACCAAACTAAATTAATACAAGCCAATCAACATAAACTGCTCACTCGTTGTTCTCGACGAAAAAATTACATTGTCCAACGAACTGAAACGATTGCATATGAGCTAAAAAAGGCACATACAGAAGCCGCGGAATATTTGAGACAATTTAATCGAGATACCAGCGATCCAGGTGGGTACACCAGAATGCATCAAAACCTCGATCTAGTGAAAAAACGGGATGGACTCAATGAAACGATCCAGATTCATAGAGAGCGCCTGCAGGAGTTAACATTTGAGTACAAACCGTCGGATAATGGACCACTCCGCGGACTCGGTAAAATCGATCCCATTAGAAGACTGAGTAAAATATCAGCAGTGAGTCTTCAGAGATTTCAAACAGAAGTAGAATACACCGTGACTGCAATGACATCGGCTTGTGACCAAAATGTCATGTTCACCTCCTGTAAAGGAGCCACGAAGGCGGCTATTGATTTGGTCAACCTTAACGGAAACCCCGTCCATATGAGAAAGTTGCAAGATAACGGACAGAATCCAGAAATAACGCCGGCATTTGCTTCCGCGTTAGATGACGGAATAGCCGCGGTTTGTTGGGAATCCTCCGTATTTCGAATGAAAATAGCTCAGCGTACAGATGATGTTCTAAATTTTGGCGTTCGGAAGCATCTCGTACCGGGAGCCAAAATATCCTGTGCTGCGATCAATAGGAAGAAAAAACGAATTGCATTTGGCAACGACAAGAATAGGATCATATCTCTGCTGACCTATGAGATGGAGTATGCATCATCGATAACTCTGAAAGAGGACGGCCGTCCTCCAACGTCAATAGCGTTTCATGGAGACTGCCTGGTAGTAAGTGACGGGGAAGAGATGGCTGTTTTAGTCGACGCAAGTGGGAACATAATCTCACGATTTATCCCTCCCCGGTATGGTTTCAAGCCGATTGGAGTGGCTTGTTGTAAAGGTATCGCCTATGTACTTTGGTCTAAACAAGAGGGGGGAAAACAGACGTCATGTTTCATCCAGTGTTATTCACTTTTCACAAAAACCGTCGGGACGGCACTCGGGCAGCCACTGATTGTCGATGACCGTAGTAAATTCATAACCATAGTCGAGATGCATCGCGACGATGACCGATTAATTACCAGCACCGACTCTGGCCATATGACGATATATTGCATACAG GAAATGTAG